One genomic region from Cyanobium usitatum str. Tous encodes:
- a CDS encoding M23 family metallopeptidase produces MAAPLLGVGLAWGQDQLGPGLAPSPQPAGLAQPLRPDPAALPSRPPARFDASLDELVRDGVVSPVERARIRSGSGITPFNVPAHQRACRSGALSQQECSRGLVVRWRGRTNNGVSGGVAGAESFGRYDGKGRLLPPLTVPVSALLAGAGGSFRLADVFGVTPRPAPIGGNGNRKLLFPLIGSAVTSSNFGYRLHPILGNWLMHAGRDLAAPEGTPVVSALGGLVVSSGLAGGYGLAVEVEHDRPRRRTLYGHLSELYVKEGDRVRQGEVIGRVGSTGLSSGPHLHFELRLPGDGGWMAVDPGDLDPGKGAAGSDAIALLMGQLLERLERPRTIS; encoded by the coding sequence ATGGCAGCCCCCCTGCTGGGAGTGGGCCTCGCCTGGGGGCAAGACCAGCTCGGTCCTGGCCTTGCCCCTTCGCCACAGCCCGCGGGCCTGGCCCAGCCGCTGCGTCCCGATCCGGCTGCCCTGCCGAGCCGGCCGCCGGCCCGTTTTGATGCCTCCCTCGATGAGCTGGTGCGTGATGGCGTGGTTAGTCCGGTGGAGCGGGCCCGGATTCGTTCGGGCTCCGGCATAACCCCCTTCAACGTGCCTGCCCACCAGCGGGCCTGTCGCAGCGGCGCCCTTTCCCAGCAGGAGTGCAGCAGGGGCTTGGTGGTGCGCTGGCGCGGCCGTACCAACAACGGCGTAAGTGGCGGAGTAGCGGGCGCTGAATCTTTTGGCCGCTATGACGGCAAAGGTCGCTTGCTGCCGCCGCTCACGGTGCCGGTTTCGGCCCTGCTGGCCGGCGCTGGCGGTAGCTTCCGCCTTGCCGATGTCTTTGGGGTCACGCCCCGCCCGGCTCCGATCGGTGGCAACGGCAACCGCAAGTTGCTGTTTCCTCTTATCGGTTCGGCGGTCACCAGCAGCAACTTCGGCTACCGGCTGCACCCGATCCTGGGCAACTGGCTGATGCACGCGGGCCGCGATCTGGCTGCTCCAGAGGGCACGCCAGTGGTTTCAGCCCTGGGCGGCCTGGTGGTGAGCAGTGGCCTGGCGGGTGGCTATGGCCTGGCGGTTGAGGTCGAACACGACCGGCCGCGGCGCCGCACCCTCTACGGCCATCTCAGCGAGCTCTACGTCAAGGAGGGTGATCGGGTGCGCCAGGGTGAGGTAATCGGCCGGGTCGGCAGCACGGGCTTGAGCAGCGGACCCCATCTGCACTTCGAGTTGCGCCTGCCCGGCGACGGCGGCTGGATGGCGGTTGATCCTGGTGATCTAGACCCGGGCAAGGGGGCCGCCGGCAGCGATGCCATCGCCCTGTTGATGGGGCAGCTATTGGAGAGATTGGAGCGGCCACGCACTATCAGCTGA
- a CDS encoding aminotransferase class I/II-fold pyridoxal phosphate-dependent enzyme: protein MPISERLSRLGSGVFARNDQRKSAYASRAASRGLSPLLDLSLGSTDLQPPEAAIEAIAAQLGQPASASYCLHAATLPFRSAVADWAQRRFGVKVDAETEVLLLVGSQEGTAHLPLAVLNPGDRALLLDPCYPSHLGGLHLASAEPVLLPLDPDAGWRPDFDALSPDQWDDLKLMVLGYPHNPTATTGQQAWLDEAAARAVRHGLVLAHDNPYVDLALDGEAPALLLSPHWRDCGIEFFSFSKGWCLGGYRLAFAIGAEWLISALRQLKGVVDFNQSLALQAGAIAALEQAPHWPEQLRQEYRQRRDRMADALEAVGWPVRRPSMALYLWLELPPQALERSWSSEDFCAALLEATGVALTPGNGFGPGGEGWLRLALVHPVAELEAGAARIGAWLATL from the coding sequence ATGCCCATATCTGAGCGCCTGTCCCGTCTTGGCAGTGGCGTTTTCGCCCGCAACGACCAGCGCAAATCGGCCTACGCATCTCGTGCCGCCAGCCGGGGTCTGTCCCCACTGCTCGATCTTTCACTCGGCTCCACGGATCTGCAACCGCCCGAGGCGGCCATCGAGGCGATCGCTGCCCAGCTTGGTCAGCCCGCCAGCGCCTCCTACTGCCTTCACGCAGCGACCCTGCCCTTTCGCTCGGCAGTGGCCGACTGGGCCCAGCGTCGCTTTGGGGTGAAGGTGGATGCGGAGACGGAGGTGCTGTTGCTGGTGGGTTCCCAGGAGGGCACGGCCCACCTGCCCCTGGCGGTGCTCAACCCGGGTGATCGGGCCCTGCTGCTCGACCCCTGCTACCCCTCCCACCTGGGTGGTTTGCACCTGGCTTCCGCTGAGCCGGTGTTGTTGCCGCTCGATCCTGATGCGGGCTGGCGACCGGATTTTGATGCCCTCAGCCCTGACCAGTGGGACGACTTGAAGTTGATGGTGCTCGGCTACCCCCACAACCCCACCGCCACTACGGGCCAGCAGGCCTGGCTCGATGAAGCCGCCGCGCGGGCGGTGCGCCATGGCCTGGTGCTGGCCCACGACAACCCTTACGTGGATCTGGCCCTCGATGGGGAGGCACCGGCCCTGTTGCTCTCCCCCCATTGGCGCGACTGCGGCATTGAGTTTTTCTCCTTTTCCAAGGGCTGGTGTTTGGGGGGCTACCGGCTGGCTTTCGCCATAGGCGCCGAGTGGTTGATCAGCGCCTTGCGCCAGCTCAAGGGGGTGGTGGATTTCAATCAGTCCCTTGCCTTGCAGGCCGGGGCGATTGCGGCGCTTGAGCAGGCTCCGCATTGGCCTGAGCAGTTGCGGCAGGAATACCGGCAGAGACGCGATCGCATGGCTGATGCCCTGGAGGCGGTGGGCTGGCCGGTGCGGCGGCCCTCAATGGCGCTTTATTTGTGGTTGGAGTTGCCGCCCCAGGCGCTTGAGCGCAGCTGGAGCAGCGAGGATTTTTGTGCAGCCCTGCTCGAGGCCACCGGTGTGGCCCTGACCCCCGGCAATGGCTTTGGCCCCGGAGGCGAGGGCTGGCTACGCCTTGCCCTGGTGCATCCGGTGGCTGAGCTCGAGGCAGGTGCGGCCCGCATCGGCGCCTGGCTGGCCACCCTTTGA
- a CDS encoding sensor histidine kinase codes for MAKGVVSIRQRLWLSLVALISVSYGILLVTTEVVIQRDRLQRHERLVMATTAAINENPAIRGKQGIPALSRLGEQDIRKVLNEFSATRVLVWLSRPSAPPVFPNSASVQEFFNDPKLLIAAGLNAPGMQKPRTFTYRGEIYFTCSMPLGNGQGVLRFLEDVGISPASRQENLIILFGIWLVLVLIATLLIRQVTALALNPLLGLERVMDDLSLRPSGVVGGERVLTDGQPKELHGIAASYNSLADRLQKAWTQQNLLMRSMSHELLTPVTLISSNARRLARRAGDLPADQSRLVESLQAEAGRVNSLVTSLLDLARGDSNNLSLQSTLINPYRLLQQIYADVQVLPWGSRLQWQDLDQADPAVNATIQGDGERLRQCVLNALENASKYSQADQPIYMLIDSTPELVRIRVEDRGPGIPEAERELVFEPFYRSKLATGEEVRGTGVGLAIVRLLIERMGGKVKIVDQEQPGTTLQFELPICHVQS; via the coding sequence ATGGCCAAGGGTGTTGTCTCGATTCGACAGCGACTGTGGCTGTCACTGGTTGCCCTGATTTCAGTCAGCTACGGGATATTGCTGGTGACAACGGAGGTTGTGATCCAGCGAGACCGCTTGCAGCGTCATGAGCGTCTTGTGATGGCTACAACCGCTGCTATCAATGAGAACCCCGCGATCAGAGGCAAGCAGGGAATCCCGGCGCTATCGAGGCTTGGTGAACAGGACATCAGGAAAGTTCTCAATGAATTTTCAGCCACGCGCGTGCTTGTCTGGCTGAGTCGCCCATCTGCTCCGCCGGTTTTCCCAAATTCAGCGTCTGTGCAGGAGTTTTTCAACGATCCCAAGCTGCTCATTGCGGCCGGCTTGAATGCACCCGGTATGCAGAAACCCCGCACGTTTACCTATAGAGGGGAGATCTACTTCACCTGCTCGATGCCCCTGGGGAATGGTCAGGGGGTGTTGCGCTTTTTGGAAGATGTGGGCATCAGTCCTGCCAGCCGGCAGGAAAACCTGATCATCTTGTTCGGGATCTGGTTGGTGTTGGTGTTGATCGCAACCCTGCTGATTAGACAGGTTACGGCTCTCGCCCTGAATCCCCTGCTGGGTCTCGAGCGGGTCATGGATGATCTCAGCCTGAGGCCATCGGGGGTGGTGGGTGGTGAGAGGGTTTTGACCGATGGGCAACCGAAGGAGCTCCATGGAATTGCAGCCTCTTACAACTCTCTGGCGGATCGGTTGCAGAAAGCCTGGACACAACAGAACTTGTTGATGCGCTCCATGAGTCACGAGTTGCTCACGCCGGTCACCCTGATCAGTAGCAACGCCCGTCGCCTCGCTCGTCGCGCTGGCGATCTTCCTGCTGATCAGAGTCGGCTGGTTGAATCTCTGCAGGCAGAGGCTGGGCGCGTTAATAGTCTGGTGACCAGTCTTCTCGATCTTGCTCGAGGTGATTCCAATAACCTCTCGCTTCAGTCCACTCTTATAAATCCCTATCGGCTGTTGCAGCAAATCTATGCGGATGTGCAGGTATTGCCTTGGGGAAGCCGCCTTCAATGGCAAGACCTTGACCAAGCTGATCCCGCTGTTAATGCCACCATCCAAGGTGATGGTGAGCGACTGCGTCAATGTGTGCTCAATGCGTTAGAGAATGCCTCCAAGTATTCGCAGGCAGATCAGCCGATTTATATGTTGATTGACAGTACTCCTGAATTGGTGCGCATCAGGGTTGAAGATCGTGGTCCTGGCATCCCTGAGGCCGAGAGGGAATTGGTGTTTGAGCCGTTCTATCGATCGAAGCTCGCAACAGGGGAAGAGGTTCGTGGCACCGGTGTTGGCCTTGCTATCGTCCGCCTGCTGATTGAAAGAATGGGTGGTAAAGTGAAGATTGTGGACCAAGAACAGCCCGGCACCACACTTCAGTTCGAGTTGCCGATTTGTCATGTCCAATCTTGA
- the topA gene encoding type I DNA topoisomerase encodes MGHTLVIVESPTKARTIRGFLPKDFKVEASMGHVRDLPNNASEIPAAHKGEKWANLGVNTAANFEPLYVVPKDKKKVVKELKDALKGADQLLLATDEDREGESISWHLLQLLSPKVPVKRMVFHEITKEAISRALEETRELDMELVHAQETRRILDRLVGYTLSPLLWKKVAWGLSAGRVQSVAVRLLVQRERARRAFRSGSYWDLKARLEEGEGVFEAKLSHLQGERIAGGSDFDESTGGLKDGSKVRLLSEGEARQLQVQVQANPWKVGSVEEKATVRKPVPPFTTSTLQQESNRKLRLSARETMRTAQGLYERGFITYMRTDSVHLSEQAINAARSCVSEKYGKDYLSPSPRQFSTKARNAQEAHEAIRPAGEAFRTPNATGLDGKDLALYELIWKRTVASQMADARLTMLAVELEADGGALGPAQFRASGKRIDFAGFFRAYVEGSDDPDAALEGQELLLPALKVGDSPDCKSVEALGHQTQPPARYSEAALVKMLEKEGIGRPSTYASIIGTIVDRGYATLANNSLTPSFTAFAVTALLEEHFPDLVDTSFTARMENTLDEISHGQVQWLPYLESFFKGEKGLETQVQQREGDIDPGVSRTVELEGLPCVVRIGRFGAYLETKRVAEDGSEELLKATLPQEITPADLDGEKAELILRQKADGPESLGDDPESGEQVYLLFGQYGPYVQRGQVSDENPKPKRASLPKGAKPEDLTLEDAIALLRLPRQLGDHPEGGRVEAGLGRFGPYVVHHKGKGEKDYRSLKAEDDVLVVGLERAVELFAMPKKGRGGRTALKEIGVPEGADEVIQLFDGPYGLYVKQGKVNASLPEGTTADTITLEQAVELLAAKASSGKAAGRKPGAKKPAAKAPAAKAPAAKAPAAKKAPATTKTGRLRASAVRVIRAADS; translated from the coding sequence GTGGGTCACACCCTGGTCATTGTTGAAAGTCCGACGAAGGCCCGCACGATCCGGGGTTTTCTTCCCAAGGATTTCAAGGTGGAAGCCTCGATGGGGCACGTCCGCGACTTGCCTAATAACGCCAGCGAGATACCGGCGGCCCATAAGGGTGAGAAGTGGGCAAATCTGGGAGTGAATACCGCCGCCAACTTCGAGCCGCTTTATGTGGTGCCGAAGGACAAGAAAAAGGTGGTGAAGGAGCTGAAGGATGCTCTTAAGGGTGCGGACCAGCTGCTTCTGGCGACTGACGAAGACCGTGAGGGTGAATCGATCAGCTGGCACCTGCTGCAGCTGCTGAGCCCGAAGGTGCCTGTGAAGCGGATGGTGTTTCACGAGATCACGAAAGAGGCGATCAGCCGTGCTCTAGAGGAGACCCGCGAGCTGGATATGGAGCTGGTGCATGCGCAGGAAACGCGTCGGATCCTCGATCGTTTGGTGGGTTACACCCTTTCGCCGCTGCTGTGGAAAAAGGTGGCGTGGGGTTTGAGCGCCGGCCGGGTTCAGTCGGTGGCAGTGCGCTTGCTGGTGCAGCGCGAGCGTGCGCGGCGTGCTTTCCGCAGCGGCAGCTACTGGGACCTCAAGGCCCGTCTGGAGGAGGGAGAAGGTGTCTTTGAGGCCAAGCTCAGCCATTTGCAAGGGGAGCGGATCGCGGGAGGCTCCGACTTCGATGAGAGCACCGGCGGCCTGAAGGACGGCAGCAAGGTGAGGCTGCTGAGCGAGGGGGAGGCGCGGCAGCTCCAGGTGCAGGTGCAGGCCAACCCCTGGAAGGTGGGCTCTGTAGAGGAGAAGGCCACGGTGCGAAAGCCAGTGCCGCCATTCACCACCAGCACGCTGCAGCAGGAGTCCAACCGCAAGCTGCGGCTTTCGGCCCGGGAAACCATGCGCACGGCCCAGGGTCTCTACGAGCGCGGTTTCATCACTTACATGCGCACCGACTCGGTGCACCTCAGCGAGCAGGCGATCAACGCGGCGCGTAGCTGCGTCAGTGAGAAGTACGGGAAGGACTACCTCAGCCCCAGCCCGCGCCAGTTTTCCACCAAGGCCCGCAACGCGCAGGAGGCGCACGAGGCGATTCGTCCAGCGGGAGAGGCGTTCCGCACGCCAAACGCCACAGGACTTGATGGCAAGGATCTGGCCCTCTATGAGCTGATCTGGAAGCGCACGGTGGCCAGCCAGATGGCTGATGCCCGCCTGACGATGCTCGCGGTGGAACTGGAGGCCGATGGCGGGGCCCTGGGCCCAGCCCAGTTCCGTGCGTCGGGTAAGCGCATCGACTTCGCTGGTTTTTTTCGCGCCTACGTGGAGGGCAGCGACGATCCCGACGCGGCGCTTGAAGGACAGGAGCTGCTGCTGCCGGCCCTGAAGGTGGGCGACAGCCCTGACTGCAAGTCGGTGGAGGCGCTCGGCCACCAAACCCAGCCCCCCGCTCGCTATAGCGAGGCGGCCCTGGTGAAGATGCTTGAGAAGGAGGGCATCGGCCGGCCTTCCACCTATGCCTCGATCATCGGCACGATCGTGGATCGCGGGTACGCGACGCTCGCCAATAACTCCCTCACGCCGAGTTTCACGGCTTTTGCCGTGACGGCCCTGCTGGAGGAGCACTTCCCGGATCTGGTGGATACCAGTTTCACGGCCCGGATGGAGAACACCCTCGATGAGATATCCCACGGTCAGGTGCAGTGGCTGCCTTACCTGGAGAGCTTTTTTAAGGGAGAAAAGGGCCTAGAAACCCAGGTGCAGCAGCGGGAGGGCGATATCGACCCCGGTGTGTCCCGGACCGTTGAGCTGGAGGGGCTGCCGTGCGTGGTGCGCATCGGCCGTTTTGGTGCCTACCTGGAAACGAAGCGCGTCGCTGAAGACGGCAGCGAGGAGCTGCTCAAGGCCACGCTGCCTCAGGAGATCACCCCTGCCGATCTCGATGGCGAAAAGGCGGAGTTGATCCTGAGGCAAAAGGCGGATGGTCCTGAGTCTCTTGGTGATGACCCGGAAAGCGGAGAGCAGGTGTACTTGCTGTTTGGCCAGTACGGGCCGTACGTGCAGCGTGGCCAGGTGAGTGACGAGAACCCGAAACCGAAGCGAGCATCACTGCCCAAGGGCGCCAAGCCCGAGGATCTGACGCTGGAGGATGCCATTGCGCTGCTGCGTCTACCGCGCCAACTTGGCGACCACCCGGAGGGTGGTCGGGTGGAGGCTGGTCTTGGTCGCTTTGGCCCCTATGTGGTGCACCACAAGGGGAAGGGTGAGAAGGACTACCGATCTCTTAAGGCTGAGGACGACGTACTGGTGGTTGGCCTTGAGCGAGCGGTGGAGCTGTTCGCCATGCCCAAGAAGGGGCGCGGGGGCCGCACGGCCCTCAAGGAGATCGGTGTCCCGGAGGGCGCCGACGAGGTGATTCAACTGTTTGATGGTCCCTATGGCCTGTATGTAAAGCAGGGCAAGGTGAATGCTTCTTTGCCGGAGGGCACGACAGCCGACACGATCACGCTGGAGCAGGCGGTTGAGCTGCTGGCCGCTAAGGCGTCTAGTGGCAAAGCTGCGGGGAGGAAGCCGGGAGCGAAAAAGCCAGCAGCTAAGGCTCCTGCGGCAAAGGCTCCTGCAGCTAAAGCTCCTGCGGCAAAGAAAGCTCCCGCCACCACCAAGACCGGCCGCTTGCGGGCCAGTGCGGTGCGTGTGATCAGGGCGGCGGACAGCTGA
- a CDS encoding NAD(P)H-quinone oxidoreductase subunit N, translating to MFLLGALSSVADAIGSGAGTGGLNLQLNAGAIAPEAAVLIALLTCLLVDLAGEKAASRWVPPICYAGLGSALVLLALQWNTPDLQPAFVGSFLADNLAIAFRAVVAASTLISLLLSWRYVEQSGTPVGEFAGILLAATLGAMFLCGATDLVTIFVSLETLSVSSYLLAGYMKRDARSSEAALKYLLVGSAAAAVFLYGASLLYGLTGGATGLDAVALALRTSASPVTALALVFVLATVAFKIAAVPFHQWTPDVYEGSPTPVVAFLSVGSKAAGFALALRILVGCFESFDAQWKLLFTVLAVLSMVLGNVVALAQTSMKRMLAYSSIGQAGFVMIGLVCGTEDGFAAMVLYMAAYLFMNLGAFACIILFSLRTGSDRIADYAGLYQKDPLITLGLSLCLLSLGGIPPMLGFFGKIYLFFAGWADHQYLLVVVGLVTSVVSIYYYISVIKMMVVKEPQEASDVVKAYPAINWSVAGLPALRTALVGCVIVTAVGGILSNPLFTWASQAVTGTPMLVQAIG from the coding sequence ATGTTCCTGCTGGGCGCCCTCTCCTCCGTGGCCGATGCGATCGGCAGTGGTGCCGGAACGGGAGGCTTAAATCTCCAGCTCAATGCTGGCGCCATCGCCCCGGAGGCGGCGGTGCTGATCGCACTGCTCACCTGCCTGCTGGTGGATCTCGCTGGCGAAAAGGCGGCCAGCCGCTGGGTTCCACCGATTTGTTATGCCGGCCTGGGCAGCGCCCTAGTGCTGCTTGCCCTGCAGTGGAACACCCCAGACCTGCAGCCCGCCTTCGTGGGCTCCTTCCTGGCGGACAACCTGGCGATTGCCTTCCGAGCCGTGGTGGCGGCCTCCACATTGATTTCACTGCTGCTCAGCTGGCGCTACGTGGAGCAGAGCGGCACGCCGGTGGGGGAATTCGCCGGCATCCTGCTGGCTGCCACCCTCGGCGCCATGTTCCTATGTGGAGCCACCGATCTAGTGACAATTTTCGTGTCGCTGGAAACCCTCTCTGTATCTAGCTACTTGCTGGCCGGCTACATGAAGAGGGATGCCCGCAGCTCCGAGGCGGCACTGAAATATTTGCTGGTGGGTTCGGCCGCCGCGGCTGTATTTCTCTACGGCGCCTCCCTGCTTTACGGCCTCACCGGTGGTGCCACCGGCCTCGACGCAGTAGCCCTGGCCCTGCGCACCAGCGCCTCGCCCGTTACAGCCCTGGCCCTGGTTTTCGTGCTGGCCACGGTGGCCTTCAAGATCGCAGCGGTGCCCTTCCACCAGTGGACCCCCGACGTCTACGAGGGCTCGCCAACGCCGGTGGTGGCCTTCCTTTCGGTGGGCTCCAAGGCCGCCGGCTTTGCCCTGGCCCTGCGAATCCTGGTGGGCTGCTTCGAGAGCTTTGATGCCCAGTGGAAGCTGCTTTTCACCGTGCTTGCGGTGCTCAGCATGGTGCTGGGCAACGTGGTGGCCCTAGCCCAAACCTCAATGAAGCGGATGCTGGCCTACAGCTCCATCGGCCAGGCCGGCTTCGTGATGATCGGCCTGGTGTGCGGCACCGAAGACGGCTTCGCCGCGATGGTGCTCTACATGGCGGCCTACCTGTTCATGAATCTGGGCGCCTTCGCCTGCATCATCCTGTTCTCGCTGCGCACCGGCTCCGACCGCATCGCTGATTACGCCGGCCTTTATCAGAAGGATCCGCTGATCACACTGGGCTTAAGTCTCTGCCTGCTTTCCCTAGGTGGGATACCGCCGATGCTGGGCTTCTTCGGCAAGATTTATTTATTTTTTGCCGGCTGGGCCGATCACCAATACCTGCTGGTGGTGGTGGGTCTGGTCACCTCGGTGGTATCGATCTACTACTACATCTCAGTGATCAAGATGATGGTGGTAAAAGAACCCCAGGAAGCCTCAGATGTGGTGAAGGCCTACCCTGCCATCAATTGGTCTGTGGCTGGCCTGCCCGCCCTGCGCACCGCCCTGGTGGGCTGCGTGATTGTCACCGCCGTGGGTGGCATTCTCTCCAACCCCCTGTTCACCTGGGCCAGCCAGGCTGTTACCGGCACGCCGATGCTTGTTCAGGCCATTGGTTGA
- a CDS encoding ABC transporter ATP-binding protein, which yields MGDPVAQLQGVDKVYGSGEMAVKALDGVDLTVNRGDYLAVMGASGSGKSTAMNILGCLDRPSSGSYRLNNTPVEDLSDDQLADLRNRDLGFVFQQFHLLPQLSALDNVILPMVYAGVPAAERRQRAQAALERVGLGQRLNNKPNQLSGGQQQRVAIARAIINQPALLLADEPTGALDSQTTAEVLDIFDALHRGGMTVVMVTHEDDVAARAEKIVHFRDGRIIS from the coding sequence ATGGGGGATCCCGTTGCCCAACTTCAGGGCGTAGATAAGGTTTATGGCAGCGGCGAGATGGCCGTTAAGGCCCTCGATGGTGTGGATCTCACCGTCAATAGAGGGGATTACTTAGCAGTAATGGGAGCGTCCGGCTCCGGCAAAAGCACGGCCATGAATATTCTCGGCTGCCTCGACCGCCCGTCCAGTGGCAGCTACCGGCTCAACAACACCCCGGTGGAAGACCTCAGCGATGACCAGCTCGCTGATTTGCGCAACCGCGACCTGGGCTTTGTGTTTCAGCAGTTCCATCTGCTGCCCCAGTTGAGCGCCCTCGACAATGTGATCCTGCCGATGGTTTACGCGGGGGTGCCTGCGGCTGAGCGGCGCCAACGGGCCCAAGCGGCCCTCGAGCGGGTGGGGCTGGGTCAGCGGCTAAATAACAAGCCCAATCAGCTCTCGGGCGGCCAGCAGCAACGGGTAGCCATAGCCAGGGCGATCATCAACCAGCCCGCCCTGCTGCTGGCCGACGAGCCGACCGGGGCCCTGGATTCCCAAACCACCGCCGAAGTACTCGACATCTTCGATGCCCTGCATCGCGGCGGCATGACCGTGGTGATGGTTACCCACGAAGACGACGTGGCTGCCAGGGCCGAGAAAATCGTGCACTTCCGCGACGGCCGGATCATCAGCTGA
- a CDS encoding sensor histidine kinase yields MSNLDDRILELALQTSNEPMLIIDGKLIIAWANLAAVKEHYRAPGRGLEEFLADVHPMADYFQPQRALRLRRKISTLPVGQVSWRLPQQDPDDVGASNMLIRWKRLSESSEQYTLITIQHFARRRTDPGPAEQSLRSQQIFMNQLIHELRTPLAIAQASLRRAGIKLDSSLSASGEYLNMVSQELKRMQRLIDHLSVLTDLDAGSNRWKMRSVLVCQQLKDWHHQLPEVSRARVAFHLSDEVGGNYISVDPEALNLVLNNILDNALRYSSPDLGVVVLFAAQDGCLRICVADWGVGIPETKKESVFDRFHRLEEHRDPSRADGAGLGLAVCRAVLGVMNGQITLLPSSSEVSLEGEPKTVMMVLLPLLKIKKQDYLPELDPSILLIDEADSDSCMRVLNYVQALN; encoded by the coding sequence ATGTCCAATCTTGATGATCGGATCCTGGAGCTTGCGCTCCAGACCAGCAACGAGCCAATGCTCATTATTGATGGCAAGCTCATTATCGCCTGGGCAAATCTCGCTGCCGTTAAAGAGCACTATCGGGCACCTGGCCGCGGTCTTGAGGAGTTTCTCGCCGATGTGCATCCAATGGCAGATTACTTTCAACCGCAACGTGCACTGAGACTCAGGCGGAAGATATCAACGTTACCGGTAGGTCAAGTGTCATGGAGGCTGCCGCAGCAGGATCCTGATGATGTTGGAGCGAGTAATATGTTGATTCGCTGGAAGCGCTTGTCTGAGTCATCGGAGCAATACACTCTAATCACGATTCAGCATTTCGCTAGAAGGCGTACTGATCCAGGACCGGCTGAACAATCTCTGCGTAGCCAACAGATCTTCATGAATCAGCTCATTCATGAGCTGCGCACCCCCCTCGCTATTGCCCAAGCTAGTTTGCGCCGGGCCGGCATCAAGCTGGATAGTTCGCTTAGTGCGTCAGGAGAATACCTAAATATGGTGAGTCAGGAGCTTAAACGTATGCAGCGGCTCATTGATCATTTGAGCGTGCTCACCGATCTGGATGCTGGAAGCAATCGTTGGAAAATGCGGTCGGTCTTGGTTTGTCAGCAACTCAAAGATTGGCATCACCAGTTGCCAGAGGTCTCCCGAGCCCGAGTTGCGTTCCATTTGTCGGATGAGGTGGGGGGTAACTACATCTCAGTTGACCCAGAGGCTCTTAATCTTGTTCTGAACAATATCTTGGATAATGCACTCCGTTATAGCTCCCCAGATCTTGGCGTGGTTGTGCTTTTTGCTGCTCAAGATGGTTGTCTTAGGATTTGTGTGGCCGATTGGGGTGTTGGTATTCCTGAGACTAAGAAGGAAAGTGTTTTCGACCGATTTCATCGGCTAGAGGAGCACCGAGATCCAAGCCGTGCTGATGGTGCCGGGCTTGGTCTAGCAGTCTGTCGAGCTGTTTTGGGGGTCATGAACGGACAGATCACCCTCTTGCCATCATCTTCGGAAGTATCACTTGAGGGTGAGCCGAAAACTGTGATGATGGTGCTTCTGCCGCTGCTTAAGATCAAGAAGCAAGATTATTTGCCGGAGCTAGACCCCAGTATTCTCTTGATAGATGAGGCTGATAGTGATAGTTGCATGAGAGTTTTGAATTACGTTCAAGCTCTCAACTGA
- a CDS encoding biotin--[acetyl-CoA-carboxylase] ligase, with protein MSWQLRRLPVCASTEIELARWLEQRQVAGLPLQGLAVTARRQRFGHGQQGRPWLSPAGGIWLSAAIPWAGALPGTASLGLAVAVGLAQQLEALGLAVQLKWPNDLLVGDRKIAGLLPRMRLRGQRIRAAQVGVGLNGCNRVPPGALSVAEALGCRQGHPLARPERLLPRVLAGLEWAAAHAQQPCQVRAAAEARLWRPGAGWLHDGELWQVLGLHADGRLRLGRQGRELALQRYF; from the coding sequence TTGAGCTGGCAGCTGCGCCGCCTGCCGGTGTGTGCCAGCACCGAGATCGAACTTGCTCGCTGGCTGGAGCAGCGCCAGGTCGCTGGCTTGCCGCTGCAGGGGCTGGCGGTAACAGCTCGGCGCCAGCGCTTTGGCCACGGTCAGCAGGGGCGGCCCTGGTTATCGCCGGCGGGCGGGATCTGGCTCAGTGCGGCCATCCCTTGGGCTGGGGCTTTGCCTGGAACGGCCTCCCTGGGTCTTGCGGTGGCGGTGGGGCTGGCCCAGCAGCTCGAAGCCCTGGGGCTTGCGGTGCAACTCAAGTGGCCCAACGATCTGCTGGTGGGGGATCGCAAAATTGCGGGGTTGCTGCCCCGGATGCGCTTGCGGGGCCAGCGGATCCGCGCTGCCCAGGTTGGGGTTGGTCTCAATGGTTGCAACCGGGTGCCGCCTGGAGCCCTGTCGGTGGCAGAGGCCCTCGGGTGCCGCCAGGGCCACCCCCTGGCGCGGCCAGAGCGCTTGTTGCCCAGGGTGCTTGCCGGCCTGGAATGGGCTGCGGCCCATGCCCAGCAGCCTTGCCAGGTGCGCGCTGCCGCCGAGGCCCGGCTGTGGCGCCCTGGGGCGGGCTGGTTGCACGACGGCGAGCTTTGGCAGGTGCTGGGTCTGCATGCCGATGGCCGCCTGCGCCTCGGCCGGCAGGGGCGGGAACTGGCTCTCCAGCGCTACTTCTGA